A section of the Clostridium felsineum DSM 794 genome encodes:
- a CDS encoding SDR family NAD(P)-dependent oxidoreductase translates to MIEAEETIYKGEQCKAEALECLWKSQSEQLSMLKAFFIENGSVSNELKSYLQQANSCQRDAYKNFVEIQTELINMDKEMLELNKKEIKRFEIQLKEVPLKKNKISFERGTVLLSEIKDKYYSSIKECLIESGYKVQGVPFFSSYNDRKKVFEELPKDVVGFILLMNENSTYTDFKHLYFCMKHFLEKSSDFTIKKKFIMGISFQDGKFGLMNESEEVTQGSLSGLIKSLNKELKDAFTIKMLDLSRKLPAYRCKMILNEELNTEDDCIEIGRDEDGRRYTLELKEKYEEEKVGIQPSKEDVFVVSGGAKGITAACIIELCRRYSCKFIILGRSELIEKEESQLAAAKTRDELIKVLLNQIAEKNISCKPSEVMYKASKILSQREIKNTIEKLNAASKRVVYCSCDILEEISVKKAIDRAKEKMGQITGFIHGAGVIRDKKIDMKTEEDFRLVYGTKCLGAKNILNAINEENLKYIIFFSSVSGYFGNAGQTDYAAANEYLNKLAFKLKQKYPQKVVMSINWGPWDAGMVSEQLKKSVEKRGRRLISIKEGIKYFMDQFTQKHDDGVCQCVIYDLNK, encoded by the coding sequence ATGATTGAGGCCGAAGAGACTATTTACAAGGGTGAGCAGTGTAAGGCAGAAGCTCTAGAATGTTTATGGAAATCCCAATCGGAGCAATTATCTATGCTAAAAGCTTTTTTTATTGAGAATGGTAGTGTATCTAATGAGCTGAAAAGTTATTTACAACAGGCTAATTCTTGTCAAAGAGATGCATATAAGAATTTTGTTGAAATACAGACAGAGCTTATTAATATGGATAAAGAAATGCTTGAATTAAACAAAAAGGAAATAAAACGTTTTGAAATACAGCTAAAGGAAGTACCACTTAAAAAGAATAAAATATCCTTTGAGAGAGGAACAGTACTTTTATCAGAGATTAAAGACAAGTATTATAGTTCAATTAAAGAATGCCTTATTGAAAGTGGTTACAAAGTACAGGGTGTGCCGTTTTTTAGCTCATATAACGATAGAAAAAAAGTATTTGAGGAATTGCCCAAGGATGTAGTTGGCTTTATTTTATTAATGAATGAAAATAGCACATATACTGATTTTAAACATTTATATTTTTGCATGAAACATTTTTTAGAGAAATCATCTGATTTTACTATAAAGAAAAAGTTTATTATGGGTATTAGCTTTCAAGATGGAAAATTTGGACTTATGAATGAATCAGAAGAGGTTACACAGGGAAGTCTTAGTGGACTTATTAAAAGTCTCAATAAAGAGCTGAAGGATGCTTTTACTATAAAAATGCTAGATCTCAGTCGTAAACTACCGGCATATAGGTGCAAAATGATTTTAAATGAAGAACTTAATACGGAAGATGATTGTATAGAAATTGGAAGAGATGAAGATGGTAGAAGATATACTTTAGAACTAAAGGAAAAGTATGAAGAAGAAAAGGTAGGTATTCAACCATCAAAAGAAGATGTTTTTGTTGTATCTGGTGGAGCAAAAGGAATTACAGCCGCATGCATTATAGAATTATGTAGAAGATATTCTTGTAAGTTTATAATTCTTGGACGTTCTGAATTAATAGAGAAGGAAGAGAGCCAATTAGCGGCAGCTAAAACAAGAGATGAACTAATAAAGGTATTGTTAAATCAAATAGCAGAAAAAAATATATCATGTAAACCTTCAGAAGTAATGTATAAAGCAAGTAAAATCCTTAGTCAAAGAGAAATTAAAAATACAATTGAAAAATTAAATGCTGCTAGTAAAAGAGTAGTATATTGTAGTTGTGATATTTTGGAGGAGATTTCAGTAAAGAAGGCTATAGATAGAGCAAAAGAGAAAATGGGACAAATTACTGGATTTATTCATGGAGCGGGAGTAATACGAGATAAAAAAATTGATATGAAAACTGAGGAAGATTTCCGTTTGGTGTATGGAACAAAGTGTTTAGGAGCTAAAAACATTTTAAATGCAATTAATGAGGAAAATCTTAAGTATATAATCTTCTTTAGTTCAGTGTCAGGTTATTTTGGGAATGCAGGTCAAACAGATTATGCTGCTGCTAATGAATATTTAAATAAGTTAGCATTTAAATTAAAGCAGAAATATCCACAAAAGGTAGTTATGTCGATTAATTGGGGACCATGGGATGCTGGTATGGTAAGTGAACAATTAAAAAAGAGTGTAGAGAAACGTGGAAGAAGGCTTATTTCAATTAAAGAGGGGATAAAATACTTTATGGATCAATTTACGCAAAAACATGATGATGGAGTGTGTCAGTGTGTAATATATGATTTGAATAAATAA
- a CDS encoding PfaD family polyunsaturated fatty acid/polyketide biosynthesis protein: MAYLNKENCLKILASSKCDTIYIVKKDGVFLAADSLEKGQKAVAKIPNIKPGMFGSEEFKNDYHVKYALCGGAMANSIASTKMVIELGKHGFIGSFGAGGCSNSVIEKAIDEIQKELKAGNFMINMLATRNSIKEMELAELLIRKNVTAVEASAYIRISEALIYYRVNGLKRKKDGTVFIPHKIMAKISREEVLRLFLTPPDERIVNRLLETRRISIDEALLAKEIPMADDITVEADSGGHTDGRPLVSMLPSMIALSNRLQNQYNYKRKVRIGAGGGIGTGLSALGAFLMGASYVVTGSINQSCVEAGTSSYVKEILKDVEMADVVMAPCADMFEIGGRVQVIKKGTMYAQNAQRLYEYYLKYTSLDEIPDKEKEKIQKRILKRNFEDIWENTKEYFKKIDPSKIKDAEENGKKKMALIFRWYLGSSSRWAVNGDLEHKMDMQIWCGQSLGAFNQWVKGTYLELAKDRKVAEVSYQILKGAAYSYIINLLRMYQVDTSSYSNFTIEKGNI, encoded by the coding sequence TTGGCTTATTTAAATAAGGAAAATTGTTTGAAGATATTGGCTAGTAGTAAGTGCGACACAATTTATATTGTAAAAAAAGATGGTGTGTTTTTAGCAGCAGACTCGCTAGAAAAAGGACAAAAAGCTGTTGCTAAAATACCTAATATAAAACCAGGGATGTTTGGTAGTGAAGAATTTAAAAACGATTATCATGTTAAGTATGCATTATGTGGTGGTGCAATGGCAAACTCAATTGCATCAACTAAAATGGTAATTGAGCTCGGAAAGCATGGATTTATAGGGTCTTTCGGCGCAGGGGGATGTTCTAATAGTGTTATAGAGAAAGCAATTGATGAAATTCAGAAAGAACTTAAAGCTGGAAACTTTATGATAAATATGCTTGCAACTCGAAACAGTATTAAAGAAATGGAATTAGCAGAGTTACTTATTAGAAAAAATGTAACAGCTGTAGAGGCATCTGCCTACATAAGAATATCTGAAGCACTTATTTATTATCGTGTAAATGGATTGAAACGTAAAAAGGATGGTACAGTTTTTATACCACATAAGATAATGGCTAAGATTTCACGTGAAGAGGTTTTAAGGTTATTTTTAACACCACCTGACGAAAGAATTGTAAATAGATTATTAGAAACCAGGAGAATATCTATAGATGAAGCATTGCTTGCAAAAGAAATCCCAATGGCAGATGACATTACAGTAGAAGCAGATTCAGGTGGACACACAGATGGAAGGCCATTAGTATCTATGTTACCTTCTATGATAGCTTTAAGTAATAGGCTTCAAAACCAATATAATTACAAAAGAAAAGTACGTATTGGTGCAGGAGGAGGAATTGGCACAGGACTTTCTGCGTTAGGAGCATTTTTAATGGGAGCATCATATGTAGTAACTGGTTCAATTAATCAATCTTGTGTGGAAGCTGGAACTTCAAGCTATGTAAAAGAAATATTAAAAGATGTGGAAATGGCAGATGTGGTAATGGCACCCTGCGCAGATATGTTTGAAATTGGAGGAAGAGTTCAAGTTATAAAAAAAGGAACTATGTATGCACAAAATGCACAAAGATTGTATGAATATTATTTAAAATATACATCTCTTGATGAGATACCTGATAAAGAAAAAGAAAAAATTCAAAAGAGAATATTAAAAAGGAATTTTGAAGATATTTGGGAGAATACGAAAGAGTATTTTAAAAAAATTGATCCGTCAAAAATTAAGGATGCAGAAGAAAATGGTAAGAAAAAGATGGCATTGATATTTCGATGGTATTTGGGAAGTTCTTCGCGTTGGGCAGTTAATGGAGATTTAGAACATAAAATGGATATGCAAATTTGGTGCGGTCAATCTTTAGGTGCTTTTAATCAGTGGGTTAAAGGAACATATTTAGAGTTAGCAAAAGATAGAAAAGTAGCAGAAGTATCCTATCAAATATTAAAGGGAGCAGCGTACTCCTATATTATAAATTTGTTGAGAATGTATCAAGTG